A genome region from Nitrospira sp. includes the following:
- a CDS encoding type II toxin-antitoxin system RelE/ParE family toxin — MEIDGTRLLAAIAKHVRGKIWELRSEWSGNEYRFFYEAIMGQRFVILHAVQKKSQKLKEGDIVLAEQRYADTLKR; from the coding sequence TTGGAAATAGATGGCACCCGGCTGCTCGCGGCAATTGCCAAACATGTTCGCGGAAAGATTTGGGAACTCCGCTCGGAATGGTCGGGGAACGAATACCGGTTCTTTTATGAGGCGATCATGGGGCAGCGCTTTGTCATTCTCCATGCGGTGCAGAAGAAATCGCAGAAGCTGAAGGAGGGAGACATTGTGCTGGCGGAACAACGGTATGCCGATACACTGAAGAGGTGA
- a CDS encoding helix-turn-helix transcriptional regulator has protein sequence MKTHREYVDEQIRKKPSFAGDLAEAEKDVVLAVALAKLRERRGLSQTELAKRVGMKQPQLARLESGAQRPGIGTLIRLLGALDGTLDLSATTCRLTPTKGASSRRGRLVPVG, from the coding sequence ATGAAAACCCATCGAGAATATGTCGACGAGCAGATTCGTAAGAAACCTTCGTTTGCCGGTGATTTGGCCGAGGCAGAGAAAGATGTGGTCCTTGCGGTTGCTCTAGCTAAGCTGAGAGAACGTCGCGGGTTGAGTCAGACAGAATTGGCGAAACGCGTCGGTATGAAGCAGCCGCAGCTTGCAAGACTGGAAAGTGGTGCCCAACGGCCCGGGATTGGTACCCTGATCCGGTTGCTCGGTGCGCTGGATGGAACCTTGGATCTCAGTGCGACGACATGCCGGCTCACGCCGACGAAAGGTGCCTCATCCCGGCGAGGCCGCTTGGTGCCTGTCGGCTGA
- a CDS encoding ATP-binding cassette domain-containing protein — protein MVTGQWHRRETLWALRKINFTVRHGQVLGIIGHNGAGKSTLLRLLCGLGVPTSGSIVSDGQVGGILELGGGFHPDLTGRQNIETAAILNGVVEGLPECERNIVQFAEMEDYIDQPVRTYSNGMYLRLAFAAAVEFNPSVLVMDEVLAVGDERFQKKCMDRIARFRNEGKTLIVTSHDAEQIKALCDEVLVLDEGRVMIQSDPHSALATYHDLMRQRTERRAGQMSVASRSSLLRVTQGNREGTQECSISAVRVYDDKGQLTESVETGSPLAVEVDLHRGDHILDMACTVGIFNESHAKCWEVAIPSLITLDGALQSKHTLRLDLTSLPLVPGRYFLNLGIYPLDWSYLYDRHWQMYPLHITGARTSGPGVYAQGMLFLDVRVGVKGPALLDVSSDSVPRDAMGA, from the coding sequence GTGGTGACCGGGCAATGGCACAGACGGGAAACGCTCTGGGCGTTGCGGAAGATTAATTTTACCGTCCGGCATGGTCAGGTCCTTGGAATCATCGGCCACAATGGGGCGGGGAAAAGCACCCTGTTGCGGCTCCTGTGCGGGCTCGGGGTGCCAACGTCTGGAAGCATCGTGAGCGACGGACAAGTTGGCGGCATTTTGGAATTAGGCGGTGGTTTTCATCCTGACCTGACGGGGCGGCAAAACATTGAAACGGCGGCGATCCTGAACGGCGTCGTTGAGGGCCTCCCTGAATGCGAACGAAACATCGTGCAATTCGCCGAGATGGAAGACTACATCGACCAACCCGTACGGACCTATTCAAACGGTATGTACCTGCGACTGGCTTTCGCGGCCGCCGTTGAGTTTAACCCGTCGGTGTTAGTGATGGACGAAGTGCTTGCGGTTGGAGACGAGCGATTTCAAAAGAAATGCATGGATCGCATCGCGCGATTCCGGAATGAGGGCAAGACGTTAATTGTGACGTCTCACGACGCCGAGCAGATCAAGGCGTTGTGTGATGAGGTGCTGGTACTGGACGAAGGACGAGTCATGATCCAAAGCGATCCACATTCTGCCTTGGCCACGTATCACGACCTCATGCGACAGCGAACCGAACGGCGCGCCGGGCAGATGTCCGTCGCCTCCCGGTCGTCGCTACTCCGCGTGACGCAGGGGAACCGAGAAGGAACGCAGGAGTGCAGTATCTCTGCCGTACGCGTCTACGATGACAAAGGACAATTAACCGAGTCGGTGGAGACCGGAAGCCCGCTCGCCGTAGAGGTGGACCTTCACCGAGGTGACCATATCTTGGACATGGCTTGTACCGTCGGCATATTCAACGAGTCCCACGCCAAGTGCTGGGAGGTTGCAATTCCTTCCCTGATAACCCTTGATGGCGCGCTCCAGAGCAAGCACACCCTGCGCTTGGATCTCACCTCACTCCCACTCGTCCCGGGACGGTACTTCCTGAATCTCGGCATTTATCCACTTGATTGGAGCTACCTGTACGATCGCCACTGGCAGATGTATCCCTTACACATAACCGGCGCCAGAACCTCCGGGCCTGGCGTTTATGCGCAAGGCATGCTCTTCCTGGATGTTCGCGTTGGTGTTAAAGGCCCAGCCCTTCTCGATGTCAGTTCAGACTCGGTGCCTCGTGATGCGATGGGCGCCTAA
- a CDS encoding FkbM family methyltransferase yields MPFVSVIVAAYNVETYLSHCLDSLVHQTLTNIEVLVINDASTDNSGKIAHQYAMKYPCVRVFDCETNKGLASVRNIGLSHARGQYIAFTDGDDWADIRMCEVLYNRALADDLDVLVADATVLYETTKTFGDHFDKHIRQSLDPRLRKRPFEITNEPRGLLLEPVAWTKLYKRSFLQEHGMRFEEGMNSYEDVCFHFWVMLKAKRISLIDQAFLFYRQNRPGQISGRTNRKVFEVFEVFRKIHGNLTTWQVSDDVWAMLIRVQLRQFDWMLKDRVQPADRREFLAKVAEAFNKIPEGGFKEAVHHTNPHERLIIFCMRRNSLKGYHSVSQHHWPVHPLLDVYVNHPGPGVLKRCLKRAAKSLQHHTIVYGRSLISRALNLGHLESKLQALEGKVDHLISIREATSPEKDPLTEVCRFGQEPVFLSYPSYRVGMADAVWRMEHDYYLTRVASFRKGDTVIDVGAHVGVLSIALAKKFPFLTIYALEPDPLNYASLQQNIVRNNVNNVIALQVAVSADGLPRTLYTSARDSAWATTEALMIPPHRVLRSGLVNTITLEQLFQKYAIAHCRLLKMTAHGATYTALESFDRRGAIDLLCGEIDLRECSKAKLKMISWQIARQHFWRTIAQSTEGGEHSWTQQLPREGEFCIPVPLADISPGVGRGREVA; encoded by the coding sequence ATGCCATTCGTGTCCGTCATTGTCGCAGCATACAATGTGGAGACCTATCTCAGTCATTGCTTAGACTCTCTCGTGCACCAGACGCTGACCAACATAGAAGTCCTAGTCATCAATGACGCCTCAACGGACAATAGCGGAAAAATCGCCCACCAATATGCGATGAAGTACCCCTGCGTGCGAGTCTTTGATTGCGAGACCAACAAGGGTCTGGCCAGCGTTCGTAACATTGGCCTCAGCCATGCCAGAGGTCAGTACATTGCGTTCACCGACGGTGACGATTGGGCCGACATCCGAATGTGCGAAGTGCTCTACAATAGAGCACTGGCCGATGACCTCGATGTGTTGGTCGCCGATGCTACGGTTCTCTACGAAACGACCAAAACGTTTGGAGACCATTTTGATAAACACATCCGGCAATCATTAGACCCCAGGCTGAGAAAGCGGCCCTTTGAGATCACCAATGAACCACGCGGCCTTCTGTTAGAACCCGTTGCCTGGACCAAGCTCTATAAGCGCTCCTTCCTTCAAGAGCACGGCATGCGCTTCGAAGAGGGAATGAATTCTTATGAGGACGTCTGCTTTCATTTCTGGGTCATGTTAAAGGCCAAGCGGATCTCCCTCATAGACCAAGCCTTTTTATTTTATCGACAAAATCGCCCGGGACAAATCTCCGGAAGAACCAATCGAAAAGTCTTCGAGGTGTTCGAGGTCTTTCGCAAGATCCATGGCAATCTCACTACCTGGCAGGTGTCCGATGACGTATGGGCGATGCTGATTAGGGTGCAGCTACGGCAATTTGATTGGATGCTCAAAGATAGAGTTCAACCGGCAGACCGGCGAGAGTTTCTGGCAAAAGTTGCGGAGGCCTTCAATAAAATTCCGGAAGGAGGCTTTAAGGAAGCGGTCCATCATACCAACCCTCATGAACGGCTCATCATCTTTTGTATGCGCCGAAACAGCCTCAAGGGGTATCACAGCGTCTCGCAGCATCACTGGCCGGTGCATCCACTGTTAGACGTATACGTCAACCATCCCGGGCCTGGCGTGCTCAAGCGTTGCCTCAAACGCGCTGCGAAAAGTCTTCAGCATCACACGATTGTGTACGGTCGTTCTCTCATCAGCCGAGCATTGAACCTAGGACATCTCGAATCAAAGCTACAGGCATTGGAAGGAAAAGTTGACCACCTGATCAGCATCCGAGAAGCCACCTCTCCTGAGAAGGATCCCTTGACCGAGGTGTGTAGATTTGGCCAAGAACCAGTTTTTCTATCCTATCCTTCGTATCGGGTTGGTATGGCAGACGCCGTGTGGAGGATGGAGCATGACTATTATCTGACGAGGGTGGCGTCCTTCCGGAAGGGCGATACGGTGATCGACGTTGGCGCACATGTCGGCGTTCTGTCGATCGCCCTGGCCAAAAAATTCCCATTCCTCACGATCTATGCACTCGAACCGGACCCCCTGAATTATGCCTCCTTACAGCAAAACATCGTCAGGAATAACGTAAACAATGTGATTGCGCTCCAAGTGGCCGTATCAGCAGACGGTCTCCCGCGCACGCTGTACACCAGTGCGCGGGACAGTGCCTGGGCCACCACGGAGGCTCTCATGATCCCGCCTCACCGCGTGCTTCGCAGTGGTTTAGTGAACACCATCACCCTCGAACAATTGTTTCAGAAATATGCGATTGCACACTGCCGCCTGTTAAAGATGACAGCCCACGGCGCCACATATACAGCGTTAGAATCGTTTGACAGAAGAGGGGCGATTGACCTGTTATGCGGTGAGATTGATCTGCGCGAGTGCAGCAAGGCGAAGTTAAAAATGATCAGTTGGCAAATCGCTCGGCAACATTTCTGGAGAACCATCGCACAATCGACCGAGGGGGGAGAGCACTCATGGACGCAACAACTCCCTCGCGAGGGGGAGTTCTGTATTCCTGTCCCATTAGCCGATATCTCGCCAGGGGTAGGAAGGGGCAGGGAAGTTGCTTAG